From the Terriglobales bacterium genome, the window TGGCGCAGTTCTAGGCGACGTCGGCAAGCAACCCATCCACAACATCGTGAAAACACGGGCGTTAGGCCTGTGCTGCATCTCACATCAGTTTGTGCGGGCTGTCATACCCGCGCGTCCCTGCGAGAGCGATGCTGGCGATGCGCAGAGATGCGCAAGGAGCCAGCTCATGAGAATCATTGCAGCATTCGTAATCATCCTCGCATTATCCTGCGGCGCGTTCGCAGGCGGGCCACCGGCCACGTACAGCAAGAGCTGCCAGAGCTGCCACGGGGCGGACGGGAATCCGTCGGCCGCCGGGGCGAAGATGGGAGCGCCGGCGTTCAGTTCGGCCGAGGTGCAGAAGATGTCGGACGACCAGCTCGCGAAGTCGATCCTGACGTCGGAGGGACACGCGAAGTTCCCGCACAACTATTCGGCGAAGGGTATGACGCCGGAGCAGGCGAAAGAGATCGTGGGTTTCATCCGCACACTGAAGAAGTAGGCCAACCAGCCTTATTCAGTCGCAAGCGATGATCGAGAAGGCGCGGCCAACCAGCCGCGCCTTTTCTCATGCCTTGGGACGCCTGGGCGGGCCGTCGGGACGGAAGAGCCAGCGGTCGAGCGAGAACGGTCCGCCGCCGAAGGCGACGAAGAGCAGCGAGAGCACCGCGAGCGCGAGCGGGAACTGGTAGTTGCCCTGGCCGACAAAGCCGTTCTTCCAGTGCACCTTCCAGATCGCCACGATCATCATGCACAAGGTGCCGAGCGCGGCGAAGCGGGTGAGGATGCCGAAGATGAGGAAGAGGCCGCCAAGGAACTCGGTGAAGGCGGCGAGGTAGCCCATCCATCCGGGAAAGCCGAAGCCGCTCACGGTGCCGGCGAACTGCTGCAATCCGCCGAAGACCTTCGGGTAGCCGTGCACCGTCATGATGACGCCGAGGACGAGGCGCGCGAGCAGCAGGGCGAGCGGTTGCAGGCGATCGAAGAAACGCAAAGGGTCACTCCTTTCGCAGGGCGGCAGCGGCGGCGCTCTGCGGGTCGCCGCTCGACTTTCGCTTCCAATCCGAATAGTAGGTTCCTTCCAGCTCGTACATCACGAGTTCCTTGCTGTGGCGCGAGAGGCCGGTCTTGGCCTTCCACGTGCCCATGAAGGTGTCCTGGAAGAAGTAATATTCCTGGCCCGCCTCAAGCTTCACTTTCCCGCCGCCGGCGTTCTCGCTCTGCGAGGCGACCACGTACTCGCCGGGGTCGAGATAGGCATAGCTGTACGTGCCCCACTTATTCACCGCGACCACGCGATCGTTGGCGTGGAACTTGAACTGGATGCCCTTGCCGGCGTAACGCGCGGCGAGGGAAGGGCACACCACGACCACGAGGGCCTTGTCGGCGCGCGGTACAGGCAAGGGCCGGTCCTGCTTCTCGTTGTCGAAATCGTGCTTGGAATCCAGGTCGTTCAGCATCTTCTTGTCGAGCTCGGGATACTGTTCGTAATCTGCCATCATCTGGCGCTCGGGGAACAAGGCTTTCACTTTCTCCAACACCGCCTCGGCGTTGTCCTTGTCGATCTCGAGCAGGTACTTGCGAGTCGAGCCGTCCTTGTCCCGGTACTCGAGGTAGCACCAGTAATCGTTGACCTTGGCGGAAGCCATCGCCGCGCCGACCATGCCGCCGACGACCTGGCTCATCCCGCCGCCGCGCATGTGGTAGCTCACGTCGAAGACGATCTTCTGCACGTCGTCGTAGCCGACGTTGAGCGGCCGGTCGCCATTGCGGACGATCAGCCGGCGCTCCGCGTCATCGAAGACGAGCTCGGCGTCCTTGTCCACCATGCGGCGGTCCTTATCGCTCTTGTAGAACCTGGTCTTCACTTTGTTAAACGCAATCTGCTGGGCCTGCAGGAGCCCGACGGACGCGAACAGGCAGAGCAGGGCCGCAACGAAAGCTCTCCGTAGCATGGGATTCCCTCCTGTAGGAATGGTCGGGGCATTGTCCCGCCGCGACGCGCGGGAGGCAAGAGCTTCCGCTTACCAGGCCGGCGTGGCGGTCTTGCGCGGAGGGTTGAAGAAGGGCGTCTTCACCACGGTGACCGGCACGGTATGGCGCACCGCTTCGATGGTCATCTCCATCTCGAGGCGCGTGCCGAGCTTGGAGTCGGCGGTCGCGACCGAACCGAGCGCGATCATCTTCTTCAAGGTCGGCGACCAGGTGGTGGAGGTCGCCTTGCCCACCTGCTTGCCGCCGCGGTACACGGGCACATGCACGCGCGAGGCCTGCGCGGGCGCGGCCGCGGGCAGGCCGGTGCCTTCGTAGAGGCGCTCGACCGCGGGCCAGTCGACTTCCAGGCCGACGAGCTGGCGCGCCGGGCCGCCGCGCTTCTGCTCCTCGAGCAGCGCGTTGCGGCCGACGAAGTTATCCTTCTCCAGGTGGACGAGGCGCGCGAAGCCGAGCTCGTAGGGCGAGAACTTCTGCGCCTCGATGAGCGCCTTTTTGCTGGAGAGGTAGTCCACCTCGATGAGGAGCAGGCCGGCCTCGACGCGCGCGACGTCGAGCGCGAGCATGCCGGCGGCGTGCAGGTCGAACCCGCGTCCGGCGGCGGTGAGCGCGTCCCAGACCTTGACGGCGTCCTGCCACGGCATCCAGATCTCGTAGCCGAGGTCGCCGGTGTAGCCGGTGCGCGAGATGTCCACGGGGACGCCGGCGAGCTTGCCGGAGGTGACGCGGAAATACTTGAGCTTCTTGACGTCGGCGCCTTCGACGACTTTCTCCAGCAGCTTGCCGGAGGTCGGGCCCTGCAGCGCGAGCGCCGCGGTCTGCTCGGAGATGTCTTCGATCTGCACGTCCATGCCGAGCGCGTTCTGCTGGAACCAGCGCAGGCTGGGGTCGGCGGCGGTCCAGCGGTAGGTGTTCTCGGCGAGGCGCGAGACGGTGCCGTCGTCGATGACCTTGCCCTGCTCGTCGCACCAGCAGGTGTAGATGACCTGGCCGGTGGCGACCTTGTGGATATCGCGCGCGATGACGCGGTTGACGAAGCGCGTGGCGTCCTTGCCGGTGACCATGTACTTGTAGAGCGGCGTGATGTCGATGAGCGCGGCGGCGTTGCGGATGGCGTTGTACTCGTGCTCGTGGTGCGCCTCGTAGGCGCTCACCGTGTAGTAACCCGACCACTCGCGATAGTTCAGGCTTTCGCACAGGGGGAAGGTGCGCTCGTGCACTGCGGTTCCGATGGGCAAGGGAATCTCCTCGACGCACGCGATTATACAAACAAGTCCACCACAGAGACACAGAGACACAGGGGAGGCAAAATCAAAGGTCGCGGCCGAGGGCGGCCGCGCCACCCAACCTGGGCGAGCAATTTCGGAGACAAAGGGAGGCGGCTCGACTAGAATCGCTTTTCTCGCATGCGTGCCGTCCTGCTAGCCTGGTGCGTTCTCCCCAGCGGACTGTAATCCGCGCCGACGGCCCCACTCCGTCTGTTTCGTTTCACTCACGGCTTCAGGAGTAACCAGTGCCCAGCCAGAAATACGACGCGATCATCATCGGCGGCGGCCACAACGGCCTCGTGAACGCCGCGTATCTCGCGCGCGCCGGCAAGAAGGTGCTGGTGCTGGAGCGGCGGCACGTCCTGGGCGGCGCGGCCGTGACGGAAGAGATCTTCCCGGGCTTCAAGTTCTCGGTGTGCTCGTACGTGGTCTCTCTGCTGCGGCCGGAGATCATCCGCGACCTCGACCTGCCGCGGCACGGGCTCGAGATCCTGCCGCTCGACGGCACGTTCACCCCGATGCCGAACGGCGATTACCTGTGGCGGGTGAACGACCACGGCAAGACGCGCCGCGAGATCGCGCGGCACTCGCGGCTCGACGCCGAAGCGTACGACGAATTCGGCAAGACGATGCTCGACATGTGCCGCTTCGTCAAACCCATCCTCAACATGGTGCCGCCGGACCCGACGAAGCTCTCTCCGAAGGAGATCGGGAAGCTGCTGTTCGTGGGCAAGCGCTTCCAGCAGCTGGGCTACGAAGACAAGTACAACCAGGTGCAGCTCATGACCATGAGCGCGGTCGATTACCTGGACCAGTGGTTCGAGACCGACGTGCTGAAGGCCACGATGTCGGCGAGCGGTATCATCGGGACGTTCCTGGGCGTGCGCTCGCCGGGAACGGCGTACGTGCTGCTGCACCACTACATGGGGGAGATCGACGGCGCGTTCCGCGCGTGGGGTTTCGCGCGCGGCGGCACGGGCGCGATCTCGAACGCCATCGCCGACGCGGCGCGCGAGTTCGGAGCGGAGATCCGCACGCAGGCCGCGACCGCCAAGATCCTGGTGAAGAACGGCCGCGCCATCGGCGTGGCACTGGCCAACGGCGATGAGATCTACGCCGACGTCATCTCGTCGTCGGTCGACCCGTTCAACACCTTCATCCGCTTCCTCGAGCCCGGGCAGCTGCCCGACGAGTTCCTCGACGAGGTGAAGCGGTACAAGTACCGCGGGTCGTCGGGCAAGGTGAACCTGGCGCTCGACGCGCTGCCGGACTTCAAGAGCATGCCGGGACCGGGCGCGCACCTGCGCGGCGCCATCTCCATCTCGCCCACCGTGGACTACATGGAGCGGGCGTACGACGACGCGAAGTACGGGCGGTTCTCGCGCCGGCCGTACATCGACATGGTGATCCCGTCGCTGACGGACCCGTCGGTCGCGCCGCCGGGCAAGCACGTGATGTCGTGCTTCGTGCAGTACGCGCCCTACAAGCTGGCGGAAGGGAACTGGGACGAGCAGAAAGAGAAGTTCGGCGACACCGTGATCGACACCATCGCCGAACATGCGCCGAACCTGCGCGACATCATCATCGGGCGCCAGGTCGTGACGCCGCTCGACCTGGAGCGCGAGTTCGGGCTGACCGAGGGCAACATCTTCCAGGGCGAGCTGTCGCTGGAGCAGCTGTTCTTCCTGCGGCCGGTGCCGGGCTGGGCGCAGTACCGCACGCCCATCAAGTCGCTGTGGATGTGCGGCTCGGCCACGCATCCGGGCGGCGGCATCATGGGCGCGCCGGGCCGGCTGGCCGCCATCGAGATGCTCAAAGAGATGAAGCAAGGAGCCGCGTAGCCATCGCCGCCAAGAACATCCTCGTGCTGGGCGCGGGCCACAACGGCCTGGTCGCCGCCTTCTACCTGGCCAAGGCCGGGCTGAAGCCGCTGGTGCTGGAACGGCGCGAGCACGTCGGCGGCGTGGCAGTGACGGAGGAGTTCCATCCCGGTTTCCGGTGCTCGGCGGTACTGCACGCGGAAGGCCCGCTGCGCTCCGACGTCGCGCGCGACCTGAAGCTGAAGATGGAGATGCTGCGGCCCGACCCGCGGCTGACTGCGCTGGGCGCCGATGGCCGCGCGCTGCCGCTCTACGAAGACATCAACAAGACCGCGGGCGCGATCGCGCAGTTCTCGGCGCGCGACGGCGAGCGCTACCCCGAGTTCGCGAAGACGCTCCGGCAGGTGAGCGC encodes:
- a CDS encoding c-type cytochrome; this translates as MRIIAAFVIILALSCGAFAGGPPATYSKSCQSCHGADGNPSAAGAKMGAPAFSSAEVQKMSDDQLAKSILTSEGHAKFPHNYSAKGMTPEQAKEIVGFIRTLKK
- a CDS encoding DoxX family protein, translating into MRFFDRLQPLALLLARLVLGVIMTVHGYPKVFGGLQQFAGTVSGFGFPGWMGYLAAFTEFLGGLFLIFGILTRFAALGTLCMMIVAIWKVHWKNGFVGQGNYQFPLALAVLSLLFVAFGGGPFSLDRWLFRPDGPPRRPKA
- a CDS encoding aminomethyltransferase family protein; translation: MPIGTAVHERTFPLCESLNYREWSGYYTVSAYEAHHEHEYNAIRNAAALIDITPLYKYMVTGKDATRFVNRVIARDIHKVATGQVIYTCWCDEQGKVIDDGTVSRLAENTYRWTAADPSLRWFQQNALGMDVQIEDISEQTAALALQGPTSGKLLEKVVEGADVKKLKYFRVTSGKLAGVPVDISRTGYTGDLGYEIWMPWQDAVKVWDALTAAGRGFDLHAAGMLALDVARVEAGLLLIEVDYLSSKKALIEAQKFSPYELGFARLVHLEKDNFVGRNALLEEQKRGGPARQLVGLEVDWPAVERLYEGTGLPAAAPAQASRVHVPVYRGGKQVGKATSTTWSPTLKKMIALGSVATADSKLGTRLEMEMTIEAVRHTVPVTVVKTPFFNPPRKTATPAW
- a CDS encoding NAD(P)/FAD-dependent oxidoreductase, with amino-acid sequence MPSQKYDAIIIGGGHNGLVNAAYLARAGKKVLVLERRHVLGGAAVTEEIFPGFKFSVCSYVVSLLRPEIIRDLDLPRHGLEILPLDGTFTPMPNGDYLWRVNDHGKTRREIARHSRLDAEAYDEFGKTMLDMCRFVKPILNMVPPDPTKLSPKEIGKLLFVGKRFQQLGYEDKYNQVQLMTMSAVDYLDQWFETDVLKATMSASGIIGTFLGVRSPGTAYVLLHHYMGEIDGAFRAWGFARGGTGAISNAIADAAREFGAEIRTQAATAKILVKNGRAIGVALANGDEIYADVISSSVDPFNTFIRFLEPGQLPDEFLDEVKRYKYRGSSGKVNLALDALPDFKSMPGPGAHLRGAISISPTVDYMERAYDDAKYGRFSRRPYIDMVIPSLTDPSVAPPGKHVMSCFVQYAPYKLAEGNWDEQKEKFGDTVIDTIAEHAPNLRDIIIGRQVVTPLDLEREFGLTEGNIFQGELSLEQLFFLRPVPGWAQYRTPIKSLWMCGSATHPGGGIMGAPGRLAAIEMLKEMKQGAA